In Haliotis asinina isolate JCU_RB_2024 chromosome 16, JCU_Hal_asi_v2, whole genome shotgun sequence, the following are encoded in one genomic region:
- the LOC137268494 gene encoding ficolin-2-like, giving the protein MDVLRGYPILLPHVMVLFIFMRHVSPLCNQHSYVNIKELQDMVPAAKPLWDVKLHASRCAQKCYRESTCVSFFHNALNESCQGHSRIFYSHENLVPKSGFKYSLDSLYANNATYTDCTDIKTHFSSLKSGIYILKPDGQDLFQAYCDFDTDTWTVIQRRQDGSENFFRTWNEYKEGFGDLNGEFWLGNEKMWRIVKGRQFQLRIQLWDFQDETRMAYYQNFSIGSLADNYELKISGFSGNTGDSMATSNDRAFSAKDRDLDESGSHCAQRFKGGWWYDSCHQANLNGEYNNTNRAEGINWKSWHGYTYSLKRTEMRIRPSC; this is encoded by the exons ATGGACGTGTTAAGGGGCTACCCGATTCTCTTACCACACGTTATGGTATTGTTCATCTTTATGAGACACGTTTCCCCTTTGTGCAACCAACATTCATACGTCAACATCAAGGAACTTCAGGACATGGTTCCTGCGGCCAAGCCACTCTGGGATGTCAAACTGCATGCATCGAGATGTGCACAGAAGTGTTACAGAGAATCCACGTGTGTCTCTTTCTTCCACAACGCTTTGAATGAATCCTGCCAAGGACACTCAAGGATTTTCTACAGCCACGAGAACCTGGTTCCCAAATCTGGCTTCAAGTACTCACTGGATAGTCTGTATGCTAACAATGCTA CTTACACTGACTGTACAGATATCAAGACTCACTTTTCTTCTCTGAAATCTGGCATCTACATCCTCAAGCCTGATGGACAAGACCTGTTCCAAGCCTACTGTGATTTCGACACAGATACCTGGACG GTGATCCAAAGACGTCAGGACGGCTCCGAAAACTTCTTCAGAACCTGGAACGAATACAAGGAAGGCTTTGGCGACCTGAATGGAGAGTTCTGGCTTG GCAATGAAAAGATGTGGCGTATAGTCAAAGGACGGCAGTTCCAGTTAAGAATACAGCTCTGGGACTTTCAAGATGAAACAAGAATGGCCTACTACCAAAACTTCTCCATAGGTAGTCTGGCTGATAACTATGAACTGAAAATATCTGGCTTCTCTGGCAACACAG gCGACTCCATGGCGACATCTAACGACCGCGCATTCTCCGCCAAAGACCGTGACCTTGACGAGAGCGGAAGTCACTGCGCACAAAGGTTCAAAGGAGGATGGTGGTACGACTCATGTCACCAAGCAAACCTGAACGGAGAATATAACAATACTAATCGTGCTGAGGGCATCAACTGGAAATCCTGGCACGGCTATACGTACTCATTGAAAAGAACGGAGATGAGAATACGACCCAGCTGTTGA